The Humulus lupulus chromosome 3, drHumLupu1.1, whole genome shotgun sequence genome window below encodes:
- the LOC133821074 gene encoding vacuolar-processing enzyme alpha-isozyme-like, whose product MRWGKLFLALILAIVRVFSLESEAILNDEKDHKYHTRWAVLVAGSAYYQNYRHQADICHAYQILKKGGLKDENIIVFMYDDIAFNPYNPRPGVIINKPYGPNVYAGVPKDYTGEHVTSENLYAVILGNKSAVTGGSGKVLASGPNDHVFIYYADHGAAGILGMPGETDIVYAKDLVDVLKKKHENKAYRKMVIYIEACESGSIFEGLLPQNINIYATTASNPNESSFATYCPDDDYSSPLSEYDTCLGDLYSVAWMEDCDKADLRNESLEHQYKVVKRRTINSNLGEGSSHVMEYGNMQQRTDVVESYMGSNPTNDVNFTYSFNHVAPPAPRSPHHHHHFSSSSRSTPVVVINHDQRDAILLHFWHKLRKALSGSREKNEAQKQFDEEIHGRKVTDYRINEIGRLLFGSQQKSSQVLNHVRSPGQPLVDDWDCFKMHVKTYEKECGRLTTYGRKYTRAFANTCNAGITTDQLVAASIPTCSTMK is encoded by the exons ATGAGGTGGGGAAAACTTTTTCTGGCATTGATTCTTGCAATAGTTAGGGTGTTTTCTTTAGAGTCAGAAGCAATACTTAATGATGAGAAGGACCATAAATATCATACTAGATGGGCAGTGCTTGTTGCTGGGTCCGCATATTATCAGAACTACAGGCATCag GctgatatatgccatgcatacCAAATACTAAAGAAAGGTGGATTGAAAGATGAAAACATTATTGTTTTCATGTATGATGACATTGCATTTAACCCATACAACCCTAGGCCTGGTGTTATTATCAACAAGCCCTACGGTCCTAATGTTTATGCAGGAGTTCCCAAG GATTATACAGGAGAACATGTTACCTCTGAAAATCTTTATGCTGTGATTCTTGGTAATAAAAGTGCTGTGACTGGAGGTAGTGGTAAGGTCCTTGCCAGTGGTCCAAATGACCATGTTTTCATATACTATGCCGATCATGGTGCTGCTGGAATACTCG GTATGCCAGGTGAAACAGATATTGTATATGCAAAAGATCTCGTAGATGTACTGAAAAAGAAGCATGAAAACAAAGCTTACCGAAAAATG gtaATTTACATCGAAGCCTGTGAATCTGGGAGCATATTTGAGGGGCTTCTTCCTCAGAATATAAATATATACGCAACTACAGCATCAAATCCAAACGAGAGCAGTTTTGCAACGTATTGCCCCGACGATGATTACAGCTCTCCACTTTCTGAATACGACACGTGCTTAGGGGACTTGTACAGTGTTGCTTGGATGGAGGATTG CGACAAAGCCGACTTACGTAATGAATCTTTGGAACACCAATATAAAGTG gTTAAAAGAAGAACAATTAATAGCAATTTGGGAGAGGGAAGTTCTCATGTGATGGAATATGGAAATATGCAACAAAGGACTGATGTAGTGGAGTCTTACATGGGCTCAAATCCCACAAACGACGTCAACTTCACTTATTCATTCAATCATGTCGCTCCTCCTGCTCCTCGTTCtccacatcatcatcatcatttctCATCATCATCACGATCAACGCCTGTAGTAGTGATCAACCACGATCAACGTGATGCAATACTCCTTCATTTTTGGCACAAG TTGCGTAAGGCTCTGAGTGGGTCCCGAGAGAAGAATGAAGCACAAAAGCAGTTTGACGAAGAAATTCATGGAAGGAAGGTGACAGACTATAGAATAAATGAGATTGGAAGGCTTTTGTTTGGGTCTCAGCAGAAAAGCTCACAAGTTTTGAACCATGTTCGATCACCGGGCCAACCCCTTGTGGACGATTGGGACTGCTTTAAGATGCAT GTGAAAACATACGAGAAGGAGTGTGGAAGATTGACAACTTATGGAAGGAAATACACACGAGCTTTTGCCAACACGTGCAACGCTGGGATTACTACGGACCAGTTGGTAGCAGCTTCAATTCCAACTTGCTCCACTATGAAATGA
- the LOC133824000 gene encoding vacuolar-processing enzyme alpha-isozyme-like has translation MASKYSISSGGKRHRSVLFAILIISCLFLNSIIISADASKQTLFRKFINSGDDPKSTFSNPSNSGTRWAVLVAGSSGWANYRHQANVCHAYQILKKAGLKDENIIVFMYDDIAFNPNNPKPGVIVNRPNGPDVYHGVPKDYTGDNATAENLYAVILGNKTAVSGGSGKVVNSGPDDYIFIYYTDHGGPGVVEMTAGDQIYANELVNVLNKKHAANAYKSMVFYLEACDSGSMFEGLLAKNISIYATTSTYPNELGWATYCPGQPNSTSTGYDVCLGDVFSVSWMEDCDKEDLRKETLEQQYEVVRKRTADNSSGSGETSHVMQFGDTSLSNQFLSTYMGDNPTTLSTSSSSSPSSIPVLVSQRDADLLHFRHKFLKAPTGSKEKVEAREHLLALISQRKQVDLNMNRLGRLVLGNNENGKVLNNVRPLGQPLVDDWDCLKKLVKTYERYCGSLSTYGIKYTRHFANMCNVGVDHFQFSVAALHACS, from the exons ATGGCTAGTAAGTATAGTATTAGCAGTGGTGGAAAACGACATCGTTCGGTTCTTTTTGCTATTCTTATTATAAGTTGTTTGTTCCTAAATAGTATTATTATTAGTGCTGATGCATCAAAACAAACATTATTCCGAAAGTTCATTAATTCTGGTGATGACCCAAAATCGACTTTCTCTAACCCATCAAACAGTGGGACCAGATGGGCAGTTTTGGTTGCTGGCTCTTCCGGATGGGCTAACTATAGGCATCAG GCGAATGTATGCCATGCATATCAAATATTGAAAAAAGCTGGATTAAAGGATGAAAACATAATAGTTTTCATGTATGATGATATTGCCTTCAACCCCAACAATCCCAAGCCTGGAGTCATCGTTAACAGGCCCAATGGTCCAGATGTCTACCATGGAGTTCCCAAG GATTATACAGGGGATAATGCGACTGCAGAAAATCTTTATGCTGTTATTCTTGGAAACAAAACAGCTGTAAGTGGAGGTAGTGGCAAGGTTGTAAATAGCGGACCAGAtgactatattttcatctattACACCGATCATGGTGGTCCTGGTGTTGTTG AGATGACAGCTGGTGATCAAATTTATGCTAATGAGCTGGTGAACGTACTAAACAAGAAACATGCTGCAAATGCTTATAAAAGCATG gtATTTTACCTTGAAGCATGTGATTCTGGGAGTATGTTTGAGGGTCTTCTTGCAAAAAACATAAGTATATATGCAACAACATCAACATATCCAAATGAGCTTGGTTGGGCAACATATTGTCCAGGCCAACCTAATTCTACTTCTACTGGCTATGATGTTTGTTTGGGTGACGTCTTTAGTGTTTCTTGGATGGAAGATTG TGACAAGGAGGATTTACGTAAAGAAACTTTGGAGCAGCAATATGAAGTG GTTCGAAAGAGAACGGCGGACAATAGCAGTGGGAGTGGCGAAACATCGCATGTGATGCAGTTTGGTGATACGAGTTTGAGCAATCAATTTCTGTCTACTTACATGGGTGACAACCCTACAACCCTTTCTacatcttcatcatcatcaccatcatcaaTCCCAGTTCTCGTTTCACAACGTGATGCCGATCTACTTCATTTTAGGCATAAG TTCCTTAAGGCTCCTACGGGGTCTAAAGAAAAAGTGGAGGCTCGAGAGCATCTATTAGCTTTGATTTCTCAAAGGAAACAAGTTGATCTTAACATGAATCGCTTAGGGAGGCTTGTACTTGGAAATAATGAAAATGGAAAAGTGTTGAACAATGTTAGGCCTCTGGGCCAACCTCTTGTAGACGATTGGGATTGTCTTAAGAAGCTT GTGAAGACTTATGAAAGATACTGTGGATCTTTATCAACATATGGTATTAAATACACGCGACATTTTGCCAACATGTGCAATGTTGGGGTTGATCATTTCCAATTTTCTGTGGCTGCACTTCATGCCTGTTCTTAa